The uncultured Fusobacterium sp. DNA window AGAAAATAACTTCATTGAAAGGGTATATCAAGGGAATTCTACTAGAGCTAGATAAAAAGAAGATTGAAACTGATTTAGGAAATCTTAGCTTGAGAAAAACTACAAGTGTAGAAATAATTGATTTATCTAAGATACCTAAAGAATATTTAACAGTAAAAGAGGAAATTAAACCAGCTAAAAATTTAATAAGCGAAAGTCTTAAGAAAAATATAGCAGTCAGTGGAGCAATTCTTAAGGAAGATTATTTATTAAAAATTAAGTAGGAAGAGTGAGAATATGGAGAGTAAGGATTTATTGAAAATAATTGATGGACTAAAAGAGAATATAAATGATAAGATAAAAGACTTTTTAGAGAACTCACAAGAGCTAAAAGAGTTTATAGAATTTAGAAGAAATAATTTCTATGACTATAGTATCAGAAATAATATTTTGATATACAAGCAAGATAGTGAAGCTACTATGATAGCTGGATTTAAAAAGTGGCAAGAGTTAGGATATACAGTTAATAAAGGAGCTAAAGCTATTAAGATTTTAGTTCCACTTATAAGTAAAAGAAATAATGAAGGTAAAGAGGAGCAATATGTATATGGATATAAATATGCTAATGTATTTGATATAAAACAAACTACTCCAACAGATAAAGCAGTTACTATACCCACTATTGACATAAATTTAAAAAAAGGAAGTACCAAATATAAGATAACAGAGTTATTTAAAAAATCCAAAGAGATAGTGGAGCAATATATCCCAGTACATATAGTAAAAGAGCTTGGAGTAGAAAAGGAGAATACTGATAGCATTGAAATCAAAAAAGATAGTTTTGTAGCTATGAGTGGAGCTTTAGTCCATAAATTTATCCATTATTTTAATCATAATGAAAATACTGAAAAAAGTCAAAACCAAAAAGAAATAGAAGCAGATATAGGAGCTATGTTATATGGCTCTTATTTTAATTTAGATGTAAGTGATGTGTATAAGTCTATTGCACTATGGAAAAACGAAAGTGTAAGGTTAGATGAAGCCTTTGATGTAGCTCTATCATCATTTGAAGAGTTACTATATGGAAGTATGAATAAGAAAGGATTAATTGATTTAATAGAGGAGGAGTAAATATGTTAAGTACAAAGAGAGTTATAAAAATATTGGAGAAGTTAATACTAGAGATGGAGAAAATCAATGTTAGAAAGGTTATTAGTATATCTCTATCAGAAACTAATAGGAATATACCTAAAGTTCCTAAAGCGATTATTAAGGAGATGCTAGAGGAAGTTAAGCAAAAGAATAAGACTAATCTATCTATTGTAGATATTCCAGATGATGATTCAAGATACATATTCCAAGATATCTTAAATGGAAAGCTAGTAGTAAATAACTTAAGTAAAGAGATAATCATAGGAGTAAGAATTTAATTAAAGGGAGGATTGAGAGCATGAATAAGCTATTAGAGAAACTAAGAGAGCCATTTGCTAGAGAGGAATTAGAATTTAGAGTTGGTGCAGTGAATAAAGATAAGATGGAGGGATTAGCTCTTGCTTATGTACAGGCAAGAGCTATTCAAAATAGATTAGACGAGCTATTTGGAATAGATGGTTGGACTGTATCATATAGAGAGGTATCAGCAGGATTCATCTGTTCGCTATCTATAAAGATAAATGACAGATGGATAACCAAAGAAGATGGAGCTAGTATGACAGAATATGAAAGTATAAAAGGGGGAATATCTAATGCTTTTAAAAGAGTGGCAAGTAGTGGATTTGGAATAGGAAGATATTTATATAGAGCTAAGAATAAATGGTATCCAGTAAGACAGCAAGGTAAAGGCTATGTATTTACAGTAGAGCCAGAATTAGAACTAGAAGATAACAACCTAACATTCAGAAAGTTAGAAGCAGAGAAAGATGAACCTAAGGTAATAGGAAGTAGCAAAATAGTAATAGAGTTTGGTAAGTACAAAGGTCTTACACTACAAGAGATTTATGATAGGGATATTAACTATATTAAGTATTTAAAGGCTAATGCTAAAGATAAGAAAATATCACAAGCATGTGCAGAAATGATAGCTTAATGGGAGATATTATGGAGAGATATATTCAATTATTTAAAGAATATAGAATTATAAGGAAAAATCTATTAGAGAGATTTGAAAAACAGGTAAAGGGGATTATGGAAGAGTTAAAGTTCTATACTGATGTTATGATTTATTTGAAAAATAATAAAGATATTGATTTTGAGATAGTACCTTCATTATCTACAATCTACTACCTATATAGAATGAATAGAAAAAAATATCCAAAGGTAGAAATGTACTTAGAAAACTGTTTTAGAAAGGAGAGTTGAAATGAATAATTATCAAAACTTACTAGATGAATATATAGGATTTGAAGAGGAAACTTTAGAAAAGGATAGTAGAGAAGTTTATTCTATGGCAGGACAGATAAAGTTCTATACTGATGTTATGAATTATCTTGAGTATGGAGATATAAAGATAAGAGATTTAGAAAAGATAAAATCACTTAAAGACTTATATTACTTCTATATGGAAAGTGATGATTACATTGTAGGAAGATTTGAAGATACACAAAATCTCATAGAAGCATATATAAAGAGTTTGGAGGAAAACTAATGGATAGATTAACAGAAGAATATTTAAGGTTTAAAAGTTCAATACTAGCACTAAATAAGGAAGAGATATTTGAAAGAGCTTTTAAGATAGTATTTTATAATGAGATTTATAAGTATTTCAAGAATACTGGAGCTAGGATTGATAAAGATATGAGTATATCTAGTTTATATAACTTTTACATCAAATATGAGAACTTAAATATAAACAGTAATGAAGAGATAGCAGAGTTTATCACTACATATAGAAAATATGTAGCATAAGAGGAGGAGTTAGTATGTTAGAAATAGTTGGAGGAATATTAGTAGCAGTAGGAACAGCAGTAACAGCTATAGCAGGGATTATTAATAAGAAATAAGAGGAGTGATAAAAAATGAAATTTTACTTACATATGGCAATAGCAATAAAAGATAAGAAAAAACCAAAATTATCAGAATATACAATAAATGAATATGACACATTTCAAGAAGCTTTACAAGCATATCAAAGGATATTTTCAATATATGATGATAGAGAATTACTTAGCTTTAGATACATCAATGAGAAAGAAATAATAGGTAGACTTAGTACATCAAAGAAGAGTTTATCTCCAAAGGTAAAGAAGAATTTACTAACTGGAAAGTATTTCCTGTCTTTTAAAAGAGCAGAGAGTAAATACTTATGCAGTAGAGATTATTCAGAGATAGGATTAGACCATGGCTATGGATCACATCGTAAAAGCTATATAGTAATGGAAACTAACTATAAGAAAGTAGCTCAAGAGTATGAAGAGTATATGAAAAAATTTGAGGATAAGTATAATACTTATTATATGGAAGATAATATAGATGATTAATAATGAGGGCTCCTATTAAGGAGTCCTTTTACTTTATTGGAGGAAAGTTATGAAAAAGATATTGAAGTTTTTAAAATGTAAAGATAAAGAGGAAGTTATATATAAAATGAGAAGTTACGAAGGAACACAAGAAATAGAGGAATTAAAGGAGCTTATACACTATATAAGCAAAGAAGGAATAAAAAGAAGAGATTTAACTACTATAAAGAATAAAGAGAACTTGCTCGAGTTTTTAAAGATAAATCTATCTCCAAGACATAATGAAGAGTTTAAAATACTATTTTTAAATAATGCTAATAAACTTATAGCTGAAAAGACACTGTTTTATGGAACTATAGATAAATCAGCAGTATACCCAAGAGTAGTATTAGAAGAAGTATTGAGATATAACTCAGCAGGAGTAATATTAGCACATAACCATCCAAGTGGAAATCTTAGACCTAGTAAACAAGATATACAACTAACAGAAGCACTTCAAGAATTATTAGAAAAAATAAATGTAATGGTATTAGATCATGTGATAATAGGGAATGATGAATATTTTAGTTTTAGAGAAGAGGGACTATTATAGAAAAAGTTATTTTAAAAGAATAAAGGATTTCTATACTTATATTCTATATAAACTAAAAATTTTGACTCATTATGAGATAGAAAATAATAGTAATTATTAGATTAAATCTTGGTATTACAAGCTATTTTATAAAAAATATATTTTATAAAACCAGTAAAAAAATACTATTTGTGAGCACTTTTTAAAAGTGCTAGAATATAGGAAAATAGAGTATTAAGAGGAAAAAATGAGAAAAAAGATAAGAGTAAAAATTCCTAAACTTGTTTATGATGTGATGATACAAGATATGAAATATTTGGATTTGAAAAAAGAAACTCTATATAACATAATTCTACAAGAATTAGGATTTGAAAAGATTAATGAAATAGGTAAGGAATTATTAAGTTTAGATGAGAAGAAACAAATAGCTTTTAATCTAAATGATATGAATACAAGCCTAATACTAGCTATGCAAGAAAGTCAAAATATAGATAATGATGGGGAATTAATTATCAAATTATTCTCAACATATGCTAATTTACATTCTGCTATAAGAGAAAGAGTTATTAGAAAAGACTTCTTCTTACGTTTAGAGAAAGCTATTAAAGAAAAAAATGAAGTTAAAATATTATATCAAGATATAGTAACCAAAATATTACCACTAGCTTTTGAAAGAGATTCTGAAATTGGCTATAATTATCTAAGGGTAAAAAATGGGAAAGAGGAATTTCTATATGAAGTTAGAAAAATAAAATTTGTTTCATAAGAATGAAGGTAATATTATTTACCTTCATTTTTGTATCTATATTGATATTTCTTGGTTTAAATGAATAAAATTTAAAACTAATAAATAAAAAATAGTAGATTTAAGGATTGAGGATAGCAAAAGAGAATAAAAAATAAAAAAATTTTGAAAATGACAGTTTTTGACAAAGCTAATATTATAAAATGATAAAAAAAGAAAAAGGGGTAAGCTAATAATGAATGAAAAACTGGTTTTAGTAGAAATAAAAAAAATATTACAAAATGAAATAACAAAAGTTGCAGATTATAGAAGTGTTTATTTTTATAATAGGACAGATATTGCTGAAGCAAGTTTTGTTAAAAATTATGGGGAACCATTAATAAAAATAATTAATAAGGATACGTATATTTTTTTCACTAATTTAGGTATAGTCTGTAAAAAAATAAATGGAGTATCATTTATAAAGTATATTGATATTAAAGATTTGGAAATAGGTTTAAATTATAGGGTTATTAATATAATTTCAACCAATTTTATTAGAATTACTATACAAGAGATTGATGCTTTTTCTTTAAAAAAAATACTTGAAAAAATTTTAAAAGTTTTAATAAAAGAAAAATATAAAATAAATTATAAAAATAATTTAAACACTGAATATGCAGGAATTATGGCAGGAGAGATTATTAATACTTCTAATCTTTCTAGTATAGATAGATTTATAAATAATTCAAAAACGAATCATGGAGTAGCTGCAGAAAGGGCAAATCATCAAGCAGATTTTATAAGAATGAAAAAAGTTGAGTTATTAGGAGATAATAATGCTAAAAACGGTGCTGATAGAAGAGTAAACGGAATAGAAATACAATCTAAATATTGTAGTACTGGAGCTAAATGTATTAATGAATGCTTTGATAAAACAACAGGTAATTTTAGATATATAAATTCTGAAGGAGAGATTATGCAAATTGAAGTACCTTCAGATAAATATGATGAAGCAGTTAGAGTTATGAGAGAAAAAATTTCAAGTGGAAAAATTCCAAATGTATCAGATCCTAATAAAGCTACTGAAATAGTTCGTAAAGGTAATATTACATATGAACAAGCTAAAAATATAACTAAATTT harbors:
- a CDS encoding ArdC-like ssDNA-binding domain-containing protein, with product MESKDLLKIIDGLKENINDKIKDFLENSQELKEFIEFRRNNFYDYSIRNNILIYKQDSEATMIAGFKKWQELGYTVNKGAKAIKILVPLISKRNNEGKEEQYVYGYKYANVFDIKQTTPTDKAVTIPTIDINLKKGSTKYKITELFKKSKEIVEQYIPVHIVKELGVEKENTDSIEIKKDSFVAMSGALVHKFIHYFNHNENTEKSQNQKEIEADIGAMLYGSYFNLDVSDVYKSIALWKNESVRLDEAFDVALSSFEELLYGSMNKKGLIDLIEEE
- a CDS encoding Rad52/Rad22 family DNA repair protein, yielding MNKLLEKLREPFAREELEFRVGAVNKDKMEGLALAYVQARAIQNRLDELFGIDGWTVSYREVSAGFICSLSIKINDRWITKEDGASMTEYESIKGGISNAFKRVASSGFGIGRYLYRAKNKWYPVRQQGKGYVFTVEPELELEDNNLTFRKLEAEKDEPKVIGSSKIVIEFGKYKGLTLQEIYDRDINYIKYLKANAKDKKISQACAEMIA
- a CDS encoding siphovirus Gp157 family protein, whose amino-acid sequence is MKAYEIKNAMIDTLDIFLESNQDEMDKENYNDVMEYLREELESKSSNIVRYIRNLELENIVAKTEIDRLEELKKSREKKITSLKGYIKGILLELDKKKIETDLGNLSLRKTTSVEIIDLSKIPKEYLTVKEEIKPAKNLISESLKKNIAVSGAILKEDYLLKIK
- a CDS encoding JAB domain-containing protein; this encodes MKKILKFLKCKDKEEVIYKMRSYEGTQEIEELKELIHYISKEGIKRRDLTTIKNKENLLEFLKINLSPRHNEEFKILFLNNANKLIAEKTLFYGTIDKSAVYPRVVLEEVLRYNSAGVILAHNHPSGNLRPSKQDIQLTEALQELLEKINVMVLDHVIIGNDEYFSFREEGLL